A genomic stretch from Thermodesulfobacteriota bacterium includes:
- a CDS encoding helix-turn-helix domain-containing protein, with translation MISTEEILRRLRNLREERFLRQESLAGQLGIDRSTYARKEGGDIPITTGEWLKLAEIMGADISYFFGPPPPPPPPTTAAGGNVDGTQGKLLLQLYNSLSPEERQDLVAGIHLLLKGIRKKKVREALERLVEAR, from the coding sequence ATGATAAGCACAGAGGAGATACTCCGAAGGCTCAGGAACTTAAGGGAGGAGCGATTTCTCAGGCAGGAGTCTCTGGCCGGGCAATTGGGGATCGACAGGAGCACATACGCCAGAAAGGAGGGGGGGGACATACCCATAACCACCGGCGAGTGGCTCAAGCTCGCCGAGATCATGGGTGCGGACATATCATACTTTTTCGGCCCCCCGCCCCCCCCTCCCCCCCCGACCACTGCCGCCGGAGGCAACGTCGACGGAACGCAGGGGAAGCTGCTGCTTCAGCTCTACAACTCCCTGAGCCCGGAGGAGAGGCAAGACCTCGTCGCGGGCATACACCTTCTTCTCAAGGGCATAAGGAAGAAGAAGGTCCGGGAGGCCCTGGAGAGGCTCGTAGAGGCGCGTTGA
- a CDS encoding cytochrome c, with translation MMSFPGKGLFVPFLFLIYLFASLPPSFASAGPGADPGEEGGEGGEGRRLYLQWCSQCHGIEGRGDGINSTPDLKVNPRDHTDTLFMSTRSDENLNDVIRGGGTSVAKSSIMPPWRATLTDEEIKTLIGYLRELCNCRFEGVVSDEKLRQVAPGFR, from the coding sequence ATGATGTCATTCCCCGGCAAAGGGCTATTCGTCCCGTTCCTTTTTCTCATATATCTTTTTGCCTCCCTGCCGCCTTCTTTCGCCTCCGCCGGACCGGGCGCCGACCCCGGAGAAGAGGGGGGGGAGGGGGGGGAGGGGCGGAGGCTCTATCTCCAGTGGTGCAGCCAGTGTCACGGCATCGAGGGCAGGGGTGACGGCATTAACTCCACGCCCGACTTGAAGGTAAACCCCAGGGACCACACCGATACGCTTTTCATGTCCACGAGATCCGACGAGAACCTGAATGACGTCATAAGGGGAGGCGGGACGAGTGTAGCCAAATCGTCCATCATGCCGCCCTGGAGGGCGACCCTTACCGACGAGGAAATAAAAACCCTTATCGGCTACCTGCGCGAACTCTGCAACTGCCGCTTCGAAGGGGTGGTCTCCGACGAGAAGCTCAGACAGGTCGCGCCGGGTTTTAGATAA
- a CDS encoding response regulator, which produces MSNADKPRVLVMDDEATIRELIGEVLGAAGYETEFAGDGAEAVEKYRREKEDARTFNVVIMDLTIPGGMGGKEAIKKLLELDPDVRAIVSSGYARDPMMEEYEKYGFTGAIAKPYNIKELVALVNKVVGEG; this is translated from the coding sequence ATGTCCAATGCCGATAAACCGAGGGTCCTTGTGATGGACGATGAGGCGACCATAAGGGAGCTTATAGGCGAGGTGCTGGGCGCCGCCGGTTACGAGACGGAGTTCGCTGGCGACGGCGCCGAAGCGGTTGAAAAGTACAGAAGGGAAAAGGAGGACGCGCGTACCTTCAATGTCGTTATCATGGACCTTACCATCCCCGGCGGGATGGGCGGCAAGGAGGCCATAAAGAAGCTCCTCGAACTGGACCCGGATGTACGGGCGATCGTCTCGAGCGGCTATGCCCGCGACCCCATGATGGAGGAGTACGAGAAGTACGGCTTCACCGGCGCCATAGCAAAGCCGTACAACATCAAGGAGCTGGTCGCGCTGGTGAATAAGGTGGTCGGGGAAGGGTGA
- a CDS encoding glycosyl transferase: MSDFYHSGLITTLHRLGKPNLERLETELELYAMVRPVALVLPALYSDVESEAMKGIVEELKKVKFVKEVILALGPATDEEFVRVKELMSVLPQDVKVIHTGGERMSDIFATFDREGVGAGKDGKGRSAWLSYGYVLASGKCDVIALHDCDILSYSRELLARLCYPVVTPGLDYLFCKGYYARVTDRLHGRVTRLFVIPLVRSLGKIVGPHPLLEFFDSFRYPLAGEFCMIAELARVNRIPWDWGLEVGVLAEVHRNYSPKRVCQVDIAENYEHKHQKLSADDPTTGLMKMSVDIAKSIFRSLASEGIVFSDGFFNSLRATYRKLAEDTLIRYEGDAAINGLMFDRHGEAMAVDAFTRAIDMAAKTAMENPLGAPLIPNWNRVISAIPGIFERLGNAVEEDNR; this comes from the coding sequence GTGTCGGACTTCTATCACAGCGGTCTTATAACCACGCTTCACAGGCTCGGCAAGCCTAACCTCGAAAGGCTCGAGACGGAGCTCGAACTCTACGCCATGGTGAGGCCCGTGGCCCTGGTCCTTCCCGCCCTCTACTCGGACGTCGAGAGCGAGGCCATGAAGGGCATAGTGGAGGAGCTCAAGAAGGTAAAGTTCGTAAAGGAGGTCATACTCGCGCTAGGCCCCGCCACCGACGAGGAGTTCGTCCGGGTGAAGGAGCTCATGAGCGTCCTCCCACAGGACGTAAAGGTGATCCACACCGGCGGCGAGAGGATGAGCGATATCTTCGCGACCTTCGACCGGGAAGGCGTGGGCGCGGGCAAGGACGGCAAGGGCAGGAGCGCGTGGCTGTCATACGGGTACGTGCTTGCCAGCGGCAAGTGCGACGTCATAGCGCTCCACGACTGCGACATCCTGAGTTACTCGAGAGAGCTTCTGGCAAGGCTATGCTATCCGGTGGTGACCCCGGGGCTCGATTATCTCTTCTGCAAGGGCTACTACGCGAGGGTCACCGACAGGCTTCACGGCAGGGTCACGCGGCTCTTCGTGATACCGCTGGTGAGGTCGCTCGGGAAGATAGTCGGGCCCCATCCGCTGCTCGAGTTCTTCGACAGCTTCCGCTATCCCCTTGCCGGTGAGTTCTGCATGATAGCGGAGCTCGCGAGGGTGAACCGTATACCGTGGGACTGGGGGCTCGAGGTGGGGGTGCTCGCCGAAGTCCACAGGAACTATTCACCTAAGAGGGTATGCCAGGTCGACATAGCCGAGAACTACGAGCACAAGCACCAGAAACTTTCGGCAGACGACCCCACAACCGGGCTCATGAAGATGTCCGTGGACATAGCCAAGTCGATATTCAGGAGCCTCGCCTCCGAGGGCATAGTCTTCTCCGACGGGTTCTTCAACTCGCTCAGGGCCACCTACCGGAAACTCGCCGAGGATACGCTCATAAGGTACGAGGGGGACGCGGCGATAAACGGGCTGATGTTCGACAGGCACGGTGAGGCCATGGCCGTGGACGCCTTTACCAGGGCCATAGATATGGCCGCGAAGACGGCGATGGAAAACCCGCTGGGCGCACCTCTCATACCCAACTGGAACAGGGTGATATCGGCGATCCCCGGGATATTCGAAAGGCTCGGCAACGCCGTGGAAGAAGACAACAGGTAA